The following are encoded together in the Gordonia insulae genome:
- a CDS encoding aldehyde dehydrogenase family protein, which yields MTDRTPPPVHLRLNGEKLPEGSGGFFDHVDPVTGTVNARIPLADKDDVDRAVGAAHTAYDSWRRTPPAIRRGMLMKLADLIDANADEFARRGALDNGMPMSLAAGGIGISAEWTRYYAGWADKIAGEVTGQPLQDSELGYTLRQPYGVIGIVITWNGPLISLAMKVPAALAAGNTVVVKPSEMTPFAPELFMDLVEEAGIPPGVVNILPGTAEAGHQLVTHDLVKKVSFTGGPVTATRILEACAPSMKPVVLELGGKSANIVLEDADLATACQHAAFMSVGLMTGQGCAFPTRLLVQESVYDQVLDGVLATAASIAPGDPFDPATLTGPVVNEAAVERIMGMIERAQADGARLLHGGRRMEREGFFIEPTVFADVDPASELAQTEVFGPVLAITKFRTDDEAIEIANSTKYGLSGYIQTRDLTRATRIAAELETGEVLINGAMNLAVHRPFGGIGISGVGKEGGRAGIEEFLRVKSVGMGLV from the coding sequence ATGACCGATCGCACACCACCACCGGTACACCTACGCCTCAATGGCGAGAAGCTCCCCGAAGGCTCTGGCGGATTCTTCGACCACGTCGACCCCGTCACCGGAACGGTCAATGCCCGAATCCCCCTGGCCGACAAGGATGACGTCGATCGTGCCGTCGGGGCCGCCCACACCGCATACGACTCGTGGCGACGGACACCACCGGCCATCCGGCGCGGCATGCTCATGAAGCTGGCCGACCTGATCGATGCCAACGCCGACGAGTTCGCACGCCGCGGGGCGCTGGACAACGGGATGCCGATGTCCCTGGCGGCCGGCGGCATCGGGATCTCGGCGGAGTGGACCCGCTACTACGCCGGTTGGGCAGACAAGATCGCCGGTGAGGTGACCGGCCAACCGCTACAGGACTCCGAGCTGGGCTACACACTACGACAGCCGTACGGCGTGATCGGCATCGTGATCACCTGGAACGGACCGCTCATCTCGTTGGCGATGAAGGTGCCGGCCGCGCTCGCCGCCGGCAACACCGTGGTGGTCAAACCGTCCGAGATGACGCCCTTCGCACCCGAATTGTTCATGGACCTGGTGGAGGAGGCGGGGATCCCACCCGGCGTGGTCAACATCCTGCCGGGCACCGCCGAAGCCGGGCATCAGCTCGTCACCCATGACCTGGTGAAGAAGGTGTCCTTTACCGGTGGTCCCGTCACCGCCACCCGGATTCTCGAGGCCTGCGCACCGTCGATGAAGCCGGTCGTCCTCGAACTCGGTGGCAAGTCCGCGAATATCGTGCTCGAGGATGCCGATCTGGCAACGGCCTGCCAACACGCCGCATTCATGTCGGTCGGGCTGATGACCGGTCAGGGATGCGCGTTCCCCACCCGACTACTCGTCCAGGAGTCCGTCTACGACCAGGTGCTCGACGGCGTCCTCGCCACGGCGGCGTCCATCGCCCCCGGTGACCCTTTCGACCCCGCCACGCTGACCGGACCGGTCGTGAACGAGGCGGCCGTCGAGCGGATCATGGGCATGATCGAGCGAGCCCAGGCCGACGGTGCACGCCTGCTCCACGGCGGAAGGCGCATGGAGCGCGAGGGCTTCTTCATCGAGCCGACCGTGTTCGCCGACGTCGACCCGGCATCCGAACTGGCCCAGACCGAGGTCTTCGGTCCGGTGCTCGCCATCACGAAGTTCCGCACCGATGACGAGGCGATCGAGATCGCCAACTCCACCAAATACGGTCTGTCGGGTTACATCCAGACGCGGGACCTCACGCGCGCAACCAGGATCGCCGCCGAGCTGGAAACCGGCGAGGTACTCATCAACGGCGCGATGAATCTCGCGGTCCATCGTCCGTTCGGTGGGATCGGGATCAGCGGTGTCGGCAAGGAAGGCGGCCGCGCCGGAATCGAAGAGTTTCTCCGTGTCAAGAGTGTGGGAATGGGATTGGTCTGA
- a CDS encoding mycofactocin-coupled SDR family oxidoreductase: MLNLEGQKLPVGSLEGRVAFITGAGRGQGRAHAVRLAQLGVDIIGVDICADMATFDYPCATLDELEETKKLVENEGRRMHAGVADVRDFRALKAAFDAGFAEFGRVDIVIANAGMIRYADEENPQQEWRDTLDVILTGAFNAVRASIDELRAGGRGGSIVLTSSSAGLKGTASPDASPQAYTAAKRGLVGYMQVLANQYAPEMIRVNTVHPTGVISGMTMNEAMAKKAAEIGSNISAMQNALPISILDAEDIANAVAFLVSDEAQFITGTEWALDAGFTVR, translated from the coding sequence ATGTTGAATCTCGAAGGACAGAAGCTACCGGTCGGCTCGCTGGAAGGCCGCGTCGCGTTCATCACCGGCGCCGGGCGCGGCCAGGGACGCGCGCATGCAGTTCGTCTCGCGCAGCTCGGCGTCGACATCATCGGCGTCGACATCTGTGCGGACATGGCGACTTTCGACTATCCGTGTGCGACGCTCGATGAGCTCGAGGAAACCAAGAAACTCGTGGAGAACGAGGGACGACGGATGCACGCCGGGGTGGCCGATGTGCGCGACTTCCGCGCACTCAAGGCCGCCTTCGACGCGGGATTCGCCGAGTTCGGCCGGGTCGACATCGTGATCGCCAACGCAGGCATGATCCGCTATGCCGACGAGGAGAACCCGCAGCAGGAGTGGCGGGACACCCTCGATGTCATCCTGACCGGCGCCTTCAACGCCGTCCGAGCCTCAATCGACGAGTTGCGTGCGGGTGGCCGGGGCGGCTCGATCGTGCTGACATCGTCATCGGCAGGATTGAAGGGCACCGCGTCACCGGATGCGAGCCCGCAGGCGTATACCGCCGCCAAGCGCGGCCTGGTCGGATACATGCAGGTGTTGGCGAATCAGTATGCACCAGAGATGATCCGCGTGAACACCGTCCATCCCACCGGGGTGATCTCGGGAATGACGATGAACGAGGCGATGGCCAAGAAGGCCGCCGAGATCGGCAGCAACATCTCGGCGATGCAGAACGCACTACCGATCTCGATCCTCGACGCCGAGGACATCGCCAACGCGGTCGCCTTCCTGGTCTCCGACGAGGCACAGTTCATCACCGGCACCGAATGGGCGCTCGACGCCGGATTCACCGTGCGCTGA
- a CDS encoding nuclear transport factor 2 family protein, whose protein sequence is MTDKTTNWVTDYYAAWDSADVDQIVNWFADDIVLEDVPMAHVASGPEQAREFVEHAIALTPGTTYEVVNSVVTDDAFATEWIMRPAGLRGSSVGATRDGKIVNNRDYWNAGGRSQM, encoded by the coding sequence GTGACCGACAAAACCACAAACTGGGTGACCGACTACTACGCCGCATGGGATTCGGCAGACGTCGATCAAATCGTGAACTGGTTCGCCGACGACATCGTGTTGGAGGATGTGCCGATGGCCCACGTCGCATCGGGACCGGAGCAGGCACGCGAATTCGTCGAACACGCAATCGCACTCACCCCGGGAACCACCTACGAAGTGGTGAACAGCGTGGTCACCGACGACGCCTTCGCCACGGAGTGGATCATGCGGCCCGCGGGCCTGCGTGGATCATCGGTCGGCGCGACTCGCGACGGCAAGATCGTGAACAATCGGGACTACTGGAATGCGGGCGGTCGCAGCCAGATGTGA
- a CDS encoding cytochrome P450, with the protein MTTDIPAIPSIDFDHHSEHYARHWREINEQNRAACPVAHTDAHGGFWVLSSYEDIATVAKDDAAFSSYQELDDGTHTGATIPAGPIRQVPIEMDPPEFTAYRRLLNRSFAPAVIAEWEDYIRSATTYCIDQVIDSGTCDLVADVLNPVPAITTLSVLGLPTEDWRSFSDTIHEMVHTPPDPDGNFAADDAAQRLMELFVTVTETISARRQNPTDDLISTLVHAEIDGEPMSDQRLLEIISLVIFGGVDTTGSLLSSVLRWLEANPHERERLAADPGLIPQATEEFLRFFSPVQGLARTATHDCVIGDQQIRKGERLFLSWASANFDPALFPDADQVELDRFPNRHQSFGIGVHRCLGSNLARLEFRVVLEEILRRMPDFHISDDAEPFRSIGVVNGWVNLPTTFTAGVREGSDVGGNPALTL; encoded by the coding sequence ATGACGACCGACATCCCCGCCATCCCCAGCATCGACTTCGACCATCACTCCGAGCATTACGCGCGCCATTGGCGCGAGATCAATGAGCAGAACCGTGCTGCGTGCCCGGTTGCCCATACCGACGCGCACGGCGGATTCTGGGTTCTCTCCTCCTACGAGGACATCGCGACAGTCGCCAAGGACGACGCAGCATTCTCCTCGTACCAAGAACTCGACGACGGCACCCACACCGGCGCAACGATTCCAGCCGGCCCGATCCGGCAGGTACCCATCGAGATGGACCCCCCGGAGTTCACGGCATACCGCAGGCTGTTGAACCGGTCTTTCGCCCCCGCGGTGATCGCCGAATGGGAAGACTACATCCGCAGTGCGACCACCTACTGTATCGATCAGGTCATCGATAGCGGCACTTGCGATTTGGTTGCTGATGTCCTCAATCCCGTGCCGGCCATCACCACCCTGTCCGTGCTCGGTCTGCCGACCGAGGACTGGCGCAGCTTCTCCGACACGATTCACGAGATGGTCCACACCCCACCTGATCCCGATGGCAACTTCGCTGCCGACGACGCCGCGCAGAGGCTCATGGAGCTCTTCGTCACGGTCACCGAAACCATCTCGGCGCGCCGCCAGAATCCGACCGATGACCTCATCTCCACGTTGGTCCACGCAGAGATCGACGGCGAGCCGATGTCTGATCAGCGCCTGCTCGAGATCATCAGCCTGGTCATCTTCGGCGGCGTCGACACCACCGGCAGCCTGTTGAGCAGTGTGCTGCGATGGCTGGAGGCGAATCCACATGAGCGCGAACGGCTCGCCGCGGATCCTGGCTTGATTCCACAGGCCACCGAGGAGTTCTTGCGCTTCTTCTCTCCGGTGCAGGGACTCGCGCGCACGGCCACGCACGACTGCGTGATCGGCGACCAGCAGATCCGCAAGGGCGAACGGCTCTTCCTGTCCTGGGCGTCGGCGAACTTCGACCCGGCACTGTTCCCTGATGCCGACCAGGTCGAACTGGACCGATTCCCCAACCGGCATCAGTCCTTCGGCATCGGCGTGCACCGATGCCTCGGATCGAACTTGGCGCGACTGGAGTTCCGCGTGGTTCTCGAGGAGATCCTGCGTCGGATGCCCGATTTTCACATCTCCGATGATGCCGAACCATTCCGCTCCATCGGTGTGGTCAACGGCTGGGTCAACTTGCCCACCACCTTCACCGCCGGCGTCCGCGAGGGCTCCGACGTCGGTGGAAACCCCGCGCTCACCCTCTGA
- a CDS encoding FAD-dependent oxidoreductase has product MKTDVVIVGGGVAGSALAARLAAADVGVVVLERESSYRDMVRGEAIVPWGFLEAAALGVDGAIMDADGVSVITRMVPYDAALTVSGAQELATDLSDAVPGAPGVIGIGHPELREALADAAVKEGATLYRGVRRSTVRAGDSPVVTCELDGRTEEISCRLIIAADGKFSTTRAALGVEMASTQARVKLTGMLVDDAGVWDRRVTTIAVDGRNQFIVIPRADNRLRLYVGRHVDDPEPLTGREAITAFLEAYRTPIFPDSDRLAESTPVGPCATFPMCDSWTSTPAMPGAALVGDAAGWSNPVTAQGLSIGLRDARVLSEVLLDNQRWGPEVLAAYAVERTERTRRLRFSTALADLVSGFGMSDRDTRRARVLKLLARRPELGQALTAIHAGPWSIGEEAFGPDILTTLALA; this is encoded by the coding sequence ATGAAGACTGATGTCGTCATCGTCGGCGGAGGAGTCGCCGGCAGCGCGCTCGCGGCCAGACTTGCTGCCGCGGACGTGGGTGTCGTGGTCCTCGAGCGGGAGTCGTCCTACCGCGACATGGTGCGGGGAGAAGCGATCGTTCCGTGGGGGTTCCTCGAGGCGGCCGCACTGGGTGTGGATGGCGCAATCATGGACGCCGACGGCGTCTCCGTCATCACACGCATGGTCCCGTACGACGCCGCGCTGACCGTTTCGGGCGCACAGGAGTTGGCTACGGACCTGTCGGATGCGGTACCGGGCGCACCGGGAGTGATCGGGATCGGTCATCCGGAACTACGCGAGGCCCTTGCCGATGCCGCGGTGAAAGAAGGTGCCACCCTCTACCGCGGTGTTCGCAGATCGACGGTTCGGGCCGGGGACAGTCCGGTCGTCACGTGCGAACTCGATGGGCGCACCGAAGAGATCTCATGCCGGTTGATCATCGCGGCCGACGGAAAGTTCTCGACGACGCGCGCTGCGCTTGGTGTCGAGATGGCGTCGACTCAGGCGCGCGTGAAACTCACCGGGATGCTCGTCGACGACGCCGGAGTCTGGGATCGGCGTGTGACGACGATCGCCGTGGACGGACGCAACCAGTTCATCGTGATTCCACGAGCCGACAACCGTTTGCGTCTGTACGTGGGTCGGCACGTTGACGATCCGGAACCGCTGACCGGACGTGAGGCGATCACCGCCTTCCTGGAGGCGTACCGCACCCCGATCTTCCCGGATTCGGACCGTCTCGCCGAGTCGACACCTGTCGGACCTTGTGCAACTTTCCCGATGTGCGATTCGTGGACCAGCACACCGGCGATGCCCGGCGCCGCCCTCGTCGGCGACGCTGCCGGGTGGAGCAACCCGGTGACCGCGCAGGGGCTGAGTATCGGTCTGCGTGATGCGCGTGTGTTGTCGGAGGTGCTGCTGGACAATCAGCGGTGGGGTCCGGAGGTGCTTGCGGCCTATGCAGTGGAACGGACCGAGCGGACGAGACGACTGCGTTTCAGCACCGCACTGGCTGATCTCGTCAGCGGATTCGGAATGTCGGATCGGGATACCCGCCGGGCACGGGTGCTCAAACTGCTCGCGCGCCGGCCCGAACTGGGCCAGGCGCTGACCGCGATACACGCAGGACCGTGGAGTATCGGCGAGGAGGCATTCGGACCGGACATACTGACCACTCTTGCGCTTGCGTGA
- a CDS encoding Gfo/Idh/MocA family protein translates to MALRVGIIGVGWGAHVQVPGFRAAQGFEPVALCARTPQRLERVAARLDIDSTSTDWRAFVARDDLDVISVATPTALHHDMALAALDAGKPVLCEKPLAGDLDSARDLVRAAAQTGLPTACGFENRWNADWLAVAAKVHSGFLGKPYLARVSRSASYWHPDHPPQAAWMYDRDQGGGYLAGMLVHDIDFLCSAFGRPQSVCAEVRTSEPVRDLPDGGRLAVTADDTAALLMRMECGVIAILSVSVMGAHTDHYRLELFGSDGTIIGDGGLRSARYRAGLAGDDGLAPLSVDEREPANPDVLPSGLAGHAARALALMLHDWLPAFDGAPSAAPTFADGLLSLAVIDAAHRSATGEGWVDVRL, encoded by the coding sequence ATGGCGTTGAGGGTCGGCATCATCGGTGTGGGATGGGGTGCCCACGTACAGGTACCCGGGTTCCGGGCGGCGCAGGGGTTCGAGCCCGTTGCGCTGTGTGCACGCACACCTCAGCGACTGGAACGTGTCGCGGCGCGCCTCGACATCGATAGCACCTCCACCGACTGGCGGGCATTCGTCGCCCGTGACGATCTCGACGTCATCTCGGTCGCCACCCCCACGGCGTTGCACCACGATATGGCGCTCGCCGCGCTGGACGCGGGCAAGCCGGTGTTGTGTGAAAAGCCTCTGGCCGGTGATCTCGACTCGGCTCGGGATCTTGTCCGCGCCGCCGCCCAGACTGGGTTGCCCACCGCGTGCGGTTTCGAAAATCGTTGGAATGCAGACTGGTTGGCGGTCGCCGCCAAGGTGCACTCAGGCTTTCTGGGGAAGCCCTACCTTGCGCGTGTCAGCCGTAGCGCCAGTTACTGGCATCCGGACCATCCGCCGCAGGCGGCGTGGATGTACGACCGGGATCAGGGCGGTGGCTACTTGGCCGGGATGCTGGTGCACGACATCGACTTTCTGTGCAGCGCGTTCGGCCGCCCGCAGTCTGTGTGCGCCGAAGTGCGCACCAGTGAGCCTGTCCGCGACCTGCCCGACGGTGGGCGCCTCGCGGTCACTGCCGACGACACCGCCGCGTTGCTGATGCGGATGGAGTGCGGTGTGATCGCCATCCTCAGCGTCTCGGTGATGGGTGCCCACACAGACCACTATCGACTCGAGTTGTTCGGCTCTGACGGGACGATCATCGGAGACGGAGGCCTACGGTCGGCCCGATATCGCGCCGGCCTCGCCGGCGACGACGGATTGGCGCCACTCTCGGTTGACGAACGCGAGCCGGCCAACCCCGATGTGTTGCCGAGCGGCCTGGCCGGCCATGCTGCTCGTGCACTGGCGCTGATGCTGCACGATTGGTTGCCCGCGTTCGACGGCGCGCCAAGTGCGGCGCCGACATTCGCAGACGGCCTCCTGTCGCTGGCGGTGATCGACGCCGCGCATCGCTCGGCGACGGGCGAGGGGTGGGTCGACGTCCGTCTCTGA
- a CDS encoding TetR/AcrR family transcriptional regulator gives MATADILDAALRVVERSSLDALTVRAVADECGVTPPAIHYHLRGERDLATLVVEAVAREITVRLDPSTSWQDQYIELVLAMDRTFLRYPGTGARALTATGKSPAASKLTETALDILRGAGFGEQECVEIFAATYFLYVGWLSTRQMAQSDAIHPSLAAAGISAPERVQTEPLIASLDCIFTGHVPRQGS, from the coding sequence TTGGCAACCGCCGACATTCTCGATGCAGCGCTACGCGTGGTCGAGCGCTCGTCCCTGGACGCACTGACGGTGCGCGCCGTCGCCGACGAATGCGGAGTCACACCGCCGGCAATTCACTACCACCTCCGTGGCGAGCGCGATCTGGCAACACTCGTCGTCGAGGCGGTGGCACGCGAGATCACGGTACGGTTGGACCCGTCGACCTCGTGGCAGGATCAATACATCGAACTCGTCCTGGCCATGGACAGAACCTTCCTCCGTTACCCCGGAACCGGCGCCCGAGCGCTGACGGCGACTGGAAAGTCTCCGGCGGCAAGTAAACTCACCGAGACCGCACTCGACATCCTGCGAGGCGCCGGGTTCGGCGAGCAGGAATGCGTCGAGATCTTCGCCGCGACCTATTTTCTGTACGTGGGTTGGCTCTCAACGCGGCAGATGGCCCAGAGCGACGCCATCCACCCATCTCTGGCCGCGGCCGGGATCTCGGCGCCGGAGCGGGTGCAGACCGAGCCATTGATCGCATCATTGGACTGCATTTTCACTGGACATGTACCACGACAAGGGAGTTGA
- a CDS encoding ferredoxin: MRLSIEPSACQGHAVCSVTAPALVDFDDEGHAVPHHETLPDHLIDAARRMRLSCPERAVSLVD, from the coding sequence ATGAGACTGTCGATCGAGCCGAGCGCGTGCCAGGGCCACGCGGTGTGCAGCGTGACGGCACCAGCACTCGTTGATTTCGACGACGAGGGCCACGCCGTACCCCACCACGAGACGCTCCCCGACCACCTCATCGACGCCGCGCGACGGATGCGGCTGTCCTGCCCGGAAAGAGCAGTCTCCCTTGTTGATTGA
- a CDS encoding TetR/AcrR family transcriptional regulator, which produces MTAVDNTQGRPRDPEVTRRITEAALLEYSRTGWAAFTMDGVARRAGVGKAALYRRWKSKEGLLVDALEARSQPVTETVDQGDFRSDTIALAAELMCHFLDPAGWATLRIAVDAADNTAPLAQFYERIVLAHREAVARFFERNVARGALSPGASAAALAECLFGAVFMHVLAMAPADRTAARDSAIEHVTPLVDLLLNGVSTEHARD; this is translated from the coding sequence ATGACTGCGGTTGACAACACGCAAGGGCGGCCGCGCGACCCGGAGGTCACGCGACGAATCACCGAGGCGGCCCTGCTCGAGTACAGCCGCACCGGCTGGGCGGCGTTCACCATGGACGGCGTCGCGCGCCGTGCGGGAGTCGGGAAGGCGGCCCTTTACCGGCGCTGGAAGTCAAAGGAAGGTCTCTTGGTCGATGCGCTGGAGGCTCGGTCACAACCAGTGACGGAGACGGTCGATCAGGGCGACTTTCGGTCCGACACGATCGCGCTGGCAGCCGAATTGATGTGCCACTTTCTGGACCCGGCGGGATGGGCCACCTTGCGTATTGCCGTGGACGCCGCCGACAACACCGCGCCGCTCGCGCAGTTCTACGAGCGAATAGTGCTGGCGCACCGAGAAGCAGTGGCCCGCTTCTTCGAGCGCAATGTCGCACGCGGCGCGCTGTCACCCGGCGCCTCAGCCGCCGCACTCGCCGAATGCCTGTTCGGAGCCGTCTTCATGCACGTCCTCGCAATGGCCCCGGCCGACCGCACCGCGGCCCGTGACTCGGCCATCGAGCACGTGACGCCTCTGGTCGACCTGCTCCTCAACGGAGTATCCACAGAACACGCTCGAGACTGA
- a CDS encoding nuclear transport factor 2 family protein — translation MADRAEVEEAFKEYVRVGLVGEDWEAWTKLFTEDATYFDHFYGTFTGHDEILRYIEGTMGAAPHVYSVLVWYNVDGDRVVYQIVNRADNPEPGAPPIDFPSWQVIQYAGDGRWKSEEDIWVMGEMKTFARTYSEAALRHPQSLDERLSRKDWGPWVDWARPEPGHVARPSWYDRPDWKPLAYNDIDFGIRSH, via the coding sequence ATGGCGGATCGAGCTGAAGTCGAGGAAGCATTCAAGGAGTACGTCAGGGTCGGGCTGGTCGGTGAGGACTGGGAAGCATGGACGAAGCTGTTCACCGAGGACGCCACCTATTTCGACCACTTCTACGGCACGTTCACGGGGCACGACGAGATTCTGCGCTACATCGAGGGCACGATGGGTGCGGCGCCGCACGTGTACAGCGTGCTTGTCTGGTACAACGTCGACGGAGATCGTGTCGTCTACCAAATCGTCAATCGGGCAGACAATCCCGAGCCGGGTGCACCCCCGATCGACTTCCCCTCGTGGCAGGTCATCCAGTATGCCGGCGACGGACGCTGGAAGTCCGAGGAGGACATCTGGGTGATGGGTGAGATGAAGACATTCGCACGCACATACTCCGAGGCCGCGCTTCGTCATCCCCAGTCGCTTGACGAGCGCCTCAGCCGGAAGGACTGGGGGCCATGGGTTGACTGGGCGCGCCCGGAGCCCGGTCACGTGGCGCGCCCGTCCTGGTACGACCGCCCTGACTGGAAGCCATTGGCCTACAACGATATCGACTTCGGAATACGCAGTCACTGA
- a CDS encoding amidohydrolase family protein, whose product MPLQDHHQIVSVDDHLVEHPKVWQDRLPAKYREQGPRIIEVDDKHLWSYDGAVFPTIGLNAVAGKPKEEWGMDPVRYEDMIPGCYEPNARVKDMDLDGVQAALCFPSFPGFGGGTFVRAQDKELALLCVKAWNDFYIDEWCATAPDRYVPMSILPVWDIEATVAEAKRTIAKGSRTVSFPDNPIPMGLPSLHSDHWDPLWAVLSESGVVVSQHFGSGSFVPGFSFSSMAPVAGQMAMPDAPFAVAITLFSSNLMWTTVDWLFSGKLQQFPDLQISLAEGGVGWIPYILERADFVWDRHRYYQNIDFDARPSDLFRKHFWGCFIDDEHGLKNRHEIGIDRLTLEIDFPHSDSNWPNSRKRAAEVLRDVPDDECSLIVEENARRMLNFPRVDVRDPAIVL is encoded by the coding sequence ATGCCACTCCAAGATCACCACCAGATCGTCTCGGTCGACGACCATCTGGTCGAACACCCGAAGGTGTGGCAGGACCGTCTGCCGGCCAAGTATCGGGAGCAGGGGCCGCGGATCATCGAAGTCGACGACAAGCATCTCTGGTCCTATGACGGTGCCGTGTTCCCCACCATCGGTCTCAACGCCGTTGCCGGGAAACCCAAAGAGGAATGGGGCATGGATCCGGTTCGCTACGAGGACATGATTCCCGGGTGCTACGAGCCCAACGCCAGGGTCAAGGACATGGACCTCGACGGTGTGCAGGCCGCCCTGTGTTTCCCATCGTTCCCGGGATTCGGTGGTGGGACGTTTGTGCGCGCGCAGGACAAAGAGCTGGCGTTGCTGTGTGTGAAGGCGTGGAACGACTTCTACATCGATGAATGGTGCGCGACCGCGCCCGATCGCTATGTGCCGATGTCGATCCTGCCGGTGTGGGATATCGAGGCGACGGTTGCCGAAGCCAAGCGGACGATCGCCAAGGGCTCACGCACGGTCTCTTTCCCGGACAATCCCATCCCGATGGGCCTGCCGTCGTTGCACTCTGATCATTGGGATCCGCTGTGGGCGGTACTCAGCGAATCCGGTGTCGTGGTGTCGCAACATTTCGGCTCCGGGTCGTTCGTCCCCGGATTCTCCTTCTCGTCGATGGCTCCCGTGGCCGGGCAGATGGCGATGCCGGATGCTCCGTTCGCGGTTGCCATCACGTTGTTCTCATCCAATCTGATGTGGACCACTGTTGACTGGCTCTTCTCCGGAAAGCTGCAACAGTTTCCGGATCTGCAGATCTCGCTCGCCGAAGGCGGCGTCGGCTGGATTCCGTATATCCTCGAGCGCGCTGACTTCGTCTGGGATCGGCACCGCTACTACCAGAACATCGACTTCGACGCGCGCCCCTCGGATCTGTTCCGCAAACACTTCTGGGGCTGCTTCATCGACGACGAGCACGGTCTCAAGAACCGCCACGAGATCGGCATCGATCGCCTCACATTGGAGATCGACTTCCCGCATTCCGACTCGAACTGGCCCAACTCGCGTAAGCGGGCTGCCGAGGTGCTTCGAGATGTCCCGGACGACGAGTGTTCGCTGATTGTCGAGGAGAACGCGCGGCGGATGCTGAACTTCCCCCGCGTCGACGTCCGCGACCCGGCAATCGTCCTCTGA
- a CDS encoding phosphotransferase — MAWNDTGKSAGLPENVFIKSTPLSAKNRVMVGTLDMAVNEVRFYDELAPALGDVAPRAWYARAGCGARFLMVLEHLVAEGGRPYALADPCPIDHARGLIDAFARPHSTFWDSSRFATDLDWVRPWSTRPGSQFLNRFYSRGRHAALKLDRPEAGPAAKALVSALDGNADAFYRAFETGPLTLLHGDSHLGNTFSRADGRSGLLDWQVIWRGPGMREVTYWMVTGLEPGTRRAHERELIDRYLDGLRSAGTPGVPDAATAFDQYRVYAAEAWDATAMTIAWPGLQAPDNAEADWRRACIAIEDLHTADAVSGLR, encoded by the coding sequence GTGGCGTGGAACGACACAGGGAAATCGGCGGGTCTGCCGGAGAACGTCTTCATCAAGAGCACGCCGTTATCGGCCAAGAACCGGGTCATGGTCGGCACCCTCGACATGGCCGTCAACGAGGTCCGCTTCTACGACGAGCTCGCACCAGCGCTCGGCGATGTGGCTCCGCGCGCCTGGTATGCGCGAGCCGGTTGCGGGGCCCGATTCCTGATGGTCCTGGAGCATCTGGTCGCCGAAGGCGGGCGGCCGTACGCCCTGGCCGACCCGTGTCCCATCGACCACGCGCGCGGACTGATCGACGCATTCGCCAGGCCGCATTCGACATTCTGGGACAGCTCGCGCTTCGCCACGGACCTCGACTGGGTACGCCCGTGGAGCACGCGGCCGGGCAGCCAGTTCCTGAATCGTTTCTACTCGCGCGGTCGCCACGCCGCCCTGAAGCTCGACCGCCCCGAAGCCGGACCCGCTGCGAAGGCCCTGGTCTCGGCTCTCGACGGCAATGCCGACGCCTTCTACCGCGCCTTCGAAACCGGGCCGCTTACGTTGTTGCACGGCGATTCTCACCTGGGCAACACCTTCTCCCGCGCCGACGGTCGCTCGGGACTGCTTGACTGGCAGGTCATCTGGCGTGGCCCTGGCATGCGTGAGGTCACCTACTGGATGGTGACCGGACTCGAGCCGGGGACACGCCGGGCCCACGAACGCGAACTGATCGACCGTTACCTGGACGGTCTTCGATCAGCCGGGACACCTGGTGTGCCAGATGCGGCGACTGCGTTCGATCAGTATCGCGTCTACGCCGCGGAGGCGTGGGATGCGACGGCGATGACGATTGCCTGGCCAGGACTGCAAGCACCCGACAACGCCGAAGCCGACTGGCGGCGTGCATGCATTGCGATCGAGGATCTCCACACCGCCGACGCGGTTTCCGGACTCCGCTGA